TCGAGCAGCATGAGATTTTCCTCCGTTGGGAGCGCGCGAACCTGCGTGGGGAGATCGTGGACTCAACACATCCGGCGTTGCCAGGCCAAAACGCACGGTACGCTGAACTAGAGGAAATCATCAAAGGATCCCTTGAAAATGCTTCTGGGTCGCGACACCGCGCGCGTGGTGTTTTTCGTCCAACCCCGGAACAGCAGCCGTCATTGCCCAAAGGAGTCATGAGGGAGCTTGAAGTCGAGTGGGCCAATGTCGCCTAACAAATCGTTGGACTGGAGCGGCGGGAGCGTGCTTCGCATCAAGCCTTCTAGGCGATCAGTCGAGCGTATAGTTACCGTTTCAACGGCTTTTTGGGGAAACGGTTGAAACCGTTAACAAAAAGGCGCCAGGCCGATCACCTCGCTGAAGCGAGGTGTGAATGAAATAGGCTCGTAAGTCGCCAAACACCAGCGTGACGCGTTAACATATTCCAACCCGAGTCTCAGGTTCCCGATTACCGAGTTCAGAAATGTCTTTTGCTTCCATTCCCGACGCCGCTGCCGACATTCGCGAAGGGCGAATGGTCATCATCGTGGATGATGAAGACCGCGAGAATGAAGGCGATCTGGTCTGTGCGGCTGAGAAAGTCACTCCTGAAGTCATCAACTTTATGGCGCGACACGCGCGCGGTCTGATCTGTCTGCCGCTGACCGAAGATCGCTGTGACGAATTACATCTGGCGCCGCAGGTTGCCGACAACACTTCTTTTCTCGGGACTGCGTTCACGGTTTCAATCGAAGCTCGCCGTGGCGTGACCACCGGTATCTCCGCTGCCGATCGCGCGACGACGATTTTGACGGCCGTCGATTCGCGTACGAAGCCGCAGGACCTGGCGCGACCGGGCCATGTGTTTCCGCTCCGCGCGAAGAAAGGCGGCGTGCTCGTGCGCCCCGGCCAGACGGAAGCGGCCGTGGACATCGCGCGTATTGCCGGTCTTTATCCCGCCGGCGTCATCTGCGAAATCATGAACGAAGACGGCACGATGGCGCGTCTGCCCCAACTCAAGGACTTCGCCGTCACACACGGTCTGAAGATCATCACCGTTGCCGACCTGGTTCGTTATCGAATTCAAAAAGAAGTGCTTGTGCGACGCGCCGTCGAAACTGATCTGCCGACGGTTTACGGAAAATTTCGGGCCATCGCTTTCGAGAACACAATCAACGGCGACGTGCATCTGGCGATGGTGATGGGCGACGTGCGCACCGACGATCCGGTGATGGTGCGCGTGCACACTGAAAACGTAACCTGCGACATGTTCGGCTCGACGATAGACGACACCGGTTACCAGCTGCGTCGCGCGTTGGAAAAAATTGCGGAAGCGGGCCAGGGTGTCGTGCTTTACCTGCGGCAAAGCGAGCACGGCCTCGATCTGATTCACCAGTTGCGCACCTATGCGCTGATGCAGGAGCGCGGCGCCAGCAAACGTGAAGCGAGCGCTGAAACGGGCTACGGCCTTAATCGCGATTACGGCATCGGCGCGCAGATTCTGCATGAACTCGGTCTGCGGAGGATTCTTCTCCTGACAAATCACCCCCCGAAGATTTCCGCGATCGAAGGTTTTGAATTGGAAGTGGTCGGTAACGTGCCGCTCGGCTCTCCCGCGACAAATGAGTCGGCGCTGAGTTCAATTGCGGATTTGGTGGCGAAGAGCACAGACTAAGTCTATGCTACGTTCTTGAAATCCCCCCGATTTCAGTTTGAAAAGACAGACGTCAGATGTTGGAGATCAGAGTTCAGACTATCGTTGGTAGACATCTGATTTCTGACATCTGACTTCTACTTTTCCCGCTCTCCTGTAAAATCTCAGTTACTGTTCAGCCGTGGTCGCGACTGCCGGTCAATGCCTGTGAACGATCAAGAGCCTGCCGAAACTAAACCCAGCGCGTCACCGTCGCCTGCGCTACGACGACGACGCCGGTTCCTAAACCGCCGCAATACCATCATTGTCGCCATCGTCGCCGCGGTCGGCATCGTGGCGCTGATTTTGATTGCCCTGTTGAGCTACCGGTTCGGTTACGTTGATGCGTACATCGCCAGCCAGGTAAAGAACACCCTCGCGACTTATGGGGTGCGCGCCGAGATACGAGAGTTCCGCACCGCTGTATCCGTAGGTCCGCAAACCGTCGAGATGCTCGGCGTCGAACTTTACGACGCCCAAACCGGCGAGAAGCTCGGCAAAATTGATCGGATGGTCGCGACCGTTCGCATCGAGGATCTTTACGCGCTGAACCTGCAGCGCAACCTCAACCTGGAGGATTTGCAGATCGAAGGGCTCGAGCTGTGGGTGAACTTCGACGCGCAAGGTCAATCCAACTTCCGCAACTTGCGGATGCCACCGCCCGAACCAAACAAGCGGATTCTGTTCGCGTACTCGACGGCTCGTATCGAGCTGAAGAATGGTCTGATTCACTACGGCGATGCGCTGCACAGTTTGTCGGGCGAAGCGCGCAACCTGCGGGCAACGATTCAACCCGACGATCCAAACGCGCCGGCGGAGAGTTGGATGAACACCGTTACGTTGACGTCCACGAACTCAACCTTCGCGTACGATGGCCGGCCCATCAACAACATCGATATCGACGCTCGTGGCCGCGTGAACCAAACGCGCGCTGAGATTCAGGAGCTGAACATCCGTTCGCCAGTTGCCGAAGCAAAACTTAACGGCGTGATGGATGATTGGCGCGCGCTGAAATACAACTTCAACGTTACCTCCACCGTCGATCTCACTCAGATGTCCGATGTCCTGGCCACCGGCACAGCGTTGCGCGGCGTTGGCAACTTCACCGCCACCATTACCGGTGAAGGCGATAAGTATCAGATCAATGGCGGTGTGAAATCCGAT
The nucleotide sequence above comes from Pyrinomonadaceae bacterium. Encoded proteins:
- the ribB gene encoding 3,4-dihydroxy-2-butanone-4-phosphate synthase; amino-acid sequence: MSFASIPDAAADIREGRMVIIVDDEDRENEGDLVCAAEKVTPEVINFMARHARGLICLPLTEDRCDELHLAPQVADNTSFLGTAFTVSIEARRGVTTGISAADRATTILTAVDSRTKPQDLARPGHVFPLRAKKGGVLVRPGQTEAAVDIARIAGLYPAGVICEIMNEDGTMARLPQLKDFAVTHGLKIITVADLVRYRIQKEVLVRRAVETDLPTVYGKFRAIAFENTINGDVHLAMVMGDVRTDDPVMVRVHTENVTCDMFGSTIDDTGYQLRRALEKIAEAGQGVVLYLRQSEHGLDLIHQLRTYALMQERGASKREASAETGYGLNRDYGIGAQILHELGLRRILLLTNHPPKISAIEGFELEVVGNVPLGSPATNESALSSIADLVAKSTD